Proteins encoded within one genomic window of Bombina bombina isolate aBomBom1 chromosome 1, aBomBom1.pri, whole genome shotgun sequence:
- the YTHDF1 gene encoding YTH domain-containing family protein 1 isoform X3, whose protein sequence is MMSATSVDPQRPKGQDNKVQNGSLHQKDSVHDNDFEQYLSGQSNQSNSYPSMTDPYLPSYYPPSIGFPYSLSEAPWSTGGDPPIPYLATYSQLSNGDHHFMHDPVFGQPGGLGNNIYQHRFNFFPENPAFSAWGTSGSQGQQTQSSAYGGSYSYPPSSLGGTIVDGQTGFHNDTLNKAPGMNSIEQGMVGLKIGSNVTASAVKTVGSGVNSVGMPSALSGNGGTSISMPPSKPTSWAAIASKPAKPQPKTKTKPVTVIGGALPPPPIKHNMDIGTWDNKGPVAKPPIPQQIPSPQTIPQPQPQQLMQPIPAQPPPLSQTPYQNPPPPPQQPQAPQNRWLAPRNRNAAYGQAGSSDGNPLGGAQSHPLPGCDSHPVLEKLKAAHSYNPKDFDWNLKNGRVFIIKSYSEDDIHRSIKYSIWCSTEHGNKRLDNAFRSMNGKGPVYLLFSVNGSGHFCGVAEMRSPVDYGTSAGVWSQDKWKGKFDVKWLFVKDVPNNQLRHIRLENNDNKPVTNSRDTQEVPLEKAKQVLKIIATYKHTTSIFDDFSHYEKRQEEEEVVRKVSSSQILKDKEHY, encoded by the exons ATGATGTCTGCCACCAGCGTGGACCCACAG AGACCAAAGGGACAGGACAATAAAG TTCAAAATGGATCCCTGCACCAGAAGGACAGCGTGCATGACAATGATTTCGAACAGTATCTGTCTGGTCAGTCCAACCAG agtaACAGCTACCCATCCATGACAGACCCATACCTACCGAGTTACTACCCTCCATCTATTGGGTTTCCATACTCCCTAAGTGAAGCTCCATGGTCAACTGGAGGGGATCCTCCCATCCCTTACCTTGCCACATACTCGCAGCTCAGCAATGGAGACCACCACTTCATGCATGATCCTGTTTTTGGGCAGCCTGGGGGTCTTGGGAAtaacatctatcagcaccgcttcaACTTCTTCCCAGAAAATCCAGCCTTTTCTGCATGGGGGACCAGTGGTTCTCAGGGACAGCAGACCCAAAGCTCTGCCTATGGAGGCAGCTATAGCTACCCACCTAGTTCCCTAGGTGGAACTATTGTTGATGGACAAACAGGATTTCATAATGACACTTTGAATAAAGCTCCAGGCATGAATAGCATTGAGCAGGGCATGGTTGGACTTAAGATAGGAAGCAATGTAACTGCATCTGCAGTGAAGACAGTGGGTTCTGGTGTTAACAGTGTAGGAATGCCCAGTGCTTTGTCAGGTAATGGGGGCACCAGCATAAGCATGCCACCCTCAAAGCCAACATCATGGGCAGCTATTGCCAGCAAACCTGCCAAGCCCCAACCCAAAACAAAAACTAAGCCTGTAACTGTAATTGGAGGGGCCTTACCACCACCTCCCATCAAACACAACATGGACATAGGTACCTGGGATAATAAGGGACCTGTGGCCAAGCCCCCCATACCTCAGCAGATCCCTTCTCCTCAGACCATCCCTCAACCACAACCTCAACAGCTGATGCAGCCTATTCCTGCTCAACCACCTCCTTTGTCTCAGACTCCATATCAAAACCCACCCCCACCTCCGCAGCAGCCACAGGCTCCGCAGAATCGTTGGTTAGCTCCGCGTAACAGGAACGCTGCTTATGGGCAGGCTGGGAGTTCAGATGGAAACCCCCTTGGAGGAGCCCAGTCACATCCACTTCCTGGCTGTGACTCCCACCCTGTGCTAGAGAAGCTGAAGGCCGCTCACAGTTACAATCCCAAGGACTTTGACTGGAATCTGAAAAATGGACGTGTGTTCATTATAAAGAGTTACTCAGAGGATGACATTCATCGTTCCATCAAGTACTCTATATGGTGTAGCACAGAGCATGGAAATAAACGTCTGGACAATGCCTTTCGATCTATGAATGGCAAGGGTCCAGTCTATCTGCTTTTCAGTGTCAATGGGAGTGGACACTTTTGTGGCGTAGCAGAGATGCGTTCTCCAGTGGACTATGGCACCAGTGCTGGTGTCTGGTCACAGGACAAGTGGAAGGGCAAGTTCGATGTCAAGTGGCTGTTTGTCAAAGATGTCCCCAACAATCAACTGAGGCATATTCGCCTGGAGAACAACGACAACAAACCAGTCACAAACTCGCGAGACACACAGGAGGTGCCCTTAGAAAAAGCAAAACAAGTGCTTAAAATCATTGCCACTTACAAGCACACAACTTCCATCTTTGATGACTTTTCTCATTATGAGAAGCGGCAAGAAGAGGAAGAGGTCGTGCGCAAG
- the YTHDF1 gene encoding YTH domain-containing family protein 1 isoform X1 — protein MMSATSVDPQRPKGQDNKVFPIGRSNNDLISVQNGSLHQKDSVHDNDFEQYLSGQSNQSNSYPSMTDPYLPSYYPPSIGFPYSLSEAPWSTGGDPPIPYLATYSQLSNGDHHFMHDPVFGQPGGLGNNIYQHRFNFFPENPAFSAWGTSGSQGQQTQSSAYGGSYSYPPSSLGGTIVDGQTGFHNDTLNKAPGMNSIEQGMVGLKIGSNVTASAVKTVGSGVNSVGMPSALSGNGGTSISMPPSKPTSWAAIASKPAKPQPKTKTKPVTVIGGALPPPPIKHNMDIGTWDNKGPVAKPPIPQQIPSPQTIPQPQPQQLMQPIPAQPPPLSQTPYQNPPPPPQQPQAPQNRWLAPRNRNAAYGQAGSSDGNPLGGAQSHPLPGCDSHPVLEKLKAAHSYNPKDFDWNLKNGRVFIIKSYSEDDIHRSIKYSIWCSTEHGNKRLDNAFRSMNGKGPVYLLFSVNGSGHFCGVAEMRSPVDYGTSAGVWSQDKWKGKFDVKWLFVKDVPNNQLRHIRLENNDNKPVTNSRDTQEVPLEKAKQVLKIIATYKHTTSIFDDFSHYEKRQEEEEVVRKVSSSQILKDKEHY, from the exons ATGATGTCTGCCACCAGCGTGGACCCACAG AGACCAAAGGGACAGGACAATAAAG TTTTTCCAATAGGGCGCTCAAACAATGATCTAATTTCAGTTCAAAATGGATCCCTGCACCAGAAGGACAGCGTGCATGACAATGATTTCGAACAGTATCTGTCTGGTCAGTCCAACCAG agtaACAGCTACCCATCCATGACAGACCCATACCTACCGAGTTACTACCCTCCATCTATTGGGTTTCCATACTCCCTAAGTGAAGCTCCATGGTCAACTGGAGGGGATCCTCCCATCCCTTACCTTGCCACATACTCGCAGCTCAGCAATGGAGACCACCACTTCATGCATGATCCTGTTTTTGGGCAGCCTGGGGGTCTTGGGAAtaacatctatcagcaccgcttcaACTTCTTCCCAGAAAATCCAGCCTTTTCTGCATGGGGGACCAGTGGTTCTCAGGGACAGCAGACCCAAAGCTCTGCCTATGGAGGCAGCTATAGCTACCCACCTAGTTCCCTAGGTGGAACTATTGTTGATGGACAAACAGGATTTCATAATGACACTTTGAATAAAGCTCCAGGCATGAATAGCATTGAGCAGGGCATGGTTGGACTTAAGATAGGAAGCAATGTAACTGCATCTGCAGTGAAGACAGTGGGTTCTGGTGTTAACAGTGTAGGAATGCCCAGTGCTTTGTCAGGTAATGGGGGCACCAGCATAAGCATGCCACCCTCAAAGCCAACATCATGGGCAGCTATTGCCAGCAAACCTGCCAAGCCCCAACCCAAAACAAAAACTAAGCCTGTAACTGTAATTGGAGGGGCCTTACCACCACCTCCCATCAAACACAACATGGACATAGGTACCTGGGATAATAAGGGACCTGTGGCCAAGCCCCCCATACCTCAGCAGATCCCTTCTCCTCAGACCATCCCTCAACCACAACCTCAACAGCTGATGCAGCCTATTCCTGCTCAACCACCTCCTTTGTCTCAGACTCCATATCAAAACCCACCCCCACCTCCGCAGCAGCCACAGGCTCCGCAGAATCGTTGGTTAGCTCCGCGTAACAGGAACGCTGCTTATGGGCAGGCTGGGAGTTCAGATGGAAACCCCCTTGGAGGAGCCCAGTCACATCCACTTCCTGGCTGTGACTCCCACCCTGTGCTAGAGAAGCTGAAGGCCGCTCACAGTTACAATCCCAAGGACTTTGACTGGAATCTGAAAAATGGACGTGTGTTCATTATAAAGAGTTACTCAGAGGATGACATTCATCGTTCCATCAAGTACTCTATATGGTGTAGCACAGAGCATGGAAATAAACGTCTGGACAATGCCTTTCGATCTATGAATGGCAAGGGTCCAGTCTATCTGCTTTTCAGTGTCAATGGGAGTGGACACTTTTGTGGCGTAGCAGAGATGCGTTCTCCAGTGGACTATGGCACCAGTGCTGGTGTCTGGTCACAGGACAAGTGGAAGGGCAAGTTCGATGTCAAGTGGCTGTTTGTCAAAGATGTCCCCAACAATCAACTGAGGCATATTCGCCTGGAGAACAACGACAACAAACCAGTCACAAACTCGCGAGACACACAGGAGGTGCCCTTAGAAAAAGCAAAACAAGTGCTTAAAATCATTGCCACTTACAAGCACACAACTTCCATCTTTGATGACTTTTCTCATTATGAGAAGCGGCAAGAAGAGGAAGAGGTCGTGCGCAAG
- the YTHDF1 gene encoding YTH domain-containing family protein 1 isoform X2 encodes MMSATSVDPQRPKGQDNKVFPIGRSNNDLISVQNGSLHQKDSVHDNDFEQYLSGQSNQSNSYPSMTDPYLPSYYPPSIGFPYSLSEAPWSTGGDPPIPYLATYSQLSNGDHHFMHDPVFGQPGGLGNNIYQHRFNFFPENPAFSAWGTSGSQGQQTQSSAYGGSYSYPPSSLGGTIVDGQTGFHNDTLNKAPGMNSIEQGMVGLKIGSNVTASAVKTVGSGVNSVGMPSALSGNGGTSISMPPSKPTSWAAIASKPAKPQPKTKTKPVTVIGGALPPPPIKHNMDIGTWDNKGPVAKPPIPQQIPSPQTIPQPQPQQLMQPIPAQPPPLSQTPYQNPPPPPQQPQAPQNRWLAPRNRNAAYGQAGSSDGNPLGGAQSHPLPGCDSHPVLEKLKAAHSYNPKDFDWNLKNGRVFIIKSYSEDDIHRSIKYSIWCSTEHGNKRLDNAFRSMNGKGPVYLLFSVNGSGHFCGVAEMRSPVDYGTSAGVWSQDKWKGKFDVKWLFVKDVPNNQLRHIRLENNDNKPVTNSRDTQEVPLEKAKQVLKIIATYKHTTSIFDDFSHYEKRQEEEEVVRKERQTRSKQ; translated from the exons ATGATGTCTGCCACCAGCGTGGACCCACAG AGACCAAAGGGACAGGACAATAAAG TTTTTCCAATAGGGCGCTCAAACAATGATCTAATTTCAGTTCAAAATGGATCCCTGCACCAGAAGGACAGCGTGCATGACAATGATTTCGAACAGTATCTGTCTGGTCAGTCCAACCAG agtaACAGCTACCCATCCATGACAGACCCATACCTACCGAGTTACTACCCTCCATCTATTGGGTTTCCATACTCCCTAAGTGAAGCTCCATGGTCAACTGGAGGGGATCCTCCCATCCCTTACCTTGCCACATACTCGCAGCTCAGCAATGGAGACCACCACTTCATGCATGATCCTGTTTTTGGGCAGCCTGGGGGTCTTGGGAAtaacatctatcagcaccgcttcaACTTCTTCCCAGAAAATCCAGCCTTTTCTGCATGGGGGACCAGTGGTTCTCAGGGACAGCAGACCCAAAGCTCTGCCTATGGAGGCAGCTATAGCTACCCACCTAGTTCCCTAGGTGGAACTATTGTTGATGGACAAACAGGATTTCATAATGACACTTTGAATAAAGCTCCAGGCATGAATAGCATTGAGCAGGGCATGGTTGGACTTAAGATAGGAAGCAATGTAACTGCATCTGCAGTGAAGACAGTGGGTTCTGGTGTTAACAGTGTAGGAATGCCCAGTGCTTTGTCAGGTAATGGGGGCACCAGCATAAGCATGCCACCCTCAAAGCCAACATCATGGGCAGCTATTGCCAGCAAACCTGCCAAGCCCCAACCCAAAACAAAAACTAAGCCTGTAACTGTAATTGGAGGGGCCTTACCACCACCTCCCATCAAACACAACATGGACATAGGTACCTGGGATAATAAGGGACCTGTGGCCAAGCCCCCCATACCTCAGCAGATCCCTTCTCCTCAGACCATCCCTCAACCACAACCTCAACAGCTGATGCAGCCTATTCCTGCTCAACCACCTCCTTTGTCTCAGACTCCATATCAAAACCCACCCCCACCTCCGCAGCAGCCACAGGCTCCGCAGAATCGTTGGTTAGCTCCGCGTAACAGGAACGCTGCTTATGGGCAGGCTGGGAGTTCAGATGGAAACCCCCTTGGAGGAGCCCAGTCACATCCACTTCCTGGCTGTGACTCCCACCCTGTGCTAGAGAAGCTGAAGGCCGCTCACAGTTACAATCCCAAGGACTTTGACTGGAATCTGAAAAATGGACGTGTGTTCATTATAAAGAGTTACTCAGAGGATGACATTCATCGTTCCATCAAGTACTCTATATGGTGTAGCACAGAGCATGGAAATAAACGTCTGGACAATGCCTTTCGATCTATGAATGGCAAGGGTCCAGTCTATCTGCTTTTCAGTGTCAATGGGAGTGGACACTTTTGTGGCGTAGCAGAGATGCGTTCTCCAGTGGACTATGGCACCAGTGCTGGTGTCTGGTCACAGGACAAGTGGAAGGGCAAGTTCGATGTCAAGTGGCTGTTTGTCAAAGATGTCCCCAACAATCAACTGAGGCATATTCGCCTGGAGAACAACGACAACAAACCAGTCACAAACTCGCGAGACACACAGGAGGTGCCCTTAGAAAAAGCAAAACAAGTGCTTAAAATCATTGCCACTTACAAGCACACAACTTCCATCTTTGATGACTTTTCTCATTATGAGAAGCGGCAAGAAGAGGAAGAGGTCGTGCGCAAG